Proteins encoded together in one Carya illinoinensis cultivar Pawnee chromosome 3, C.illinoinensisPawnee_v1, whole genome shotgun sequence window:
- the LOC122304411 gene encoding AP-4 complex subunit sigma-like, which translates to MGIRFILMVNKQGQTRLAQYYEYLTLEERRALEGEIVRKCLARTEQQCSFVEHRNYKIVYRRYASLFFLVGVDNDENELAILEFIHLLVETMDRHFGNVCELDIMFHLEKAHFMLEEMVMNGCIVETSKSNILTPIQLMEKA; encoded by the exons ATGGGAATCAGATTCATACTGATGGTGAACAAGCAAGGACAGACCCGTCTTGCCCAATACTATGAGTACCTCACTCTCGAAGAACGACGCGCTCTCGAGGGCGAAATCGTTCGCAAATGTCTCGCTCGTACCGAGCAACAG TGTTCTTTTGTTGAGCATCGGAACTACAAAATTGTTTACAGGCGCTATGCATCATTATTTTTCCTGGTTGGAGTTGACAATGATGAA AATGAACTTGCAATTTTAGAGTTCATCCATCTTTTGGTTGAAACAATGGACCGACATTTTGGAAACGTG TGTGAGCTAGACATTATGTTCCATTTAGAGAAGGCACATTTTATGCTGGAGGAAATGGTCATGAATGGGTGTATTGTTGAGACAAGCAAGTCAAACATTCTGACACCAATACAGCTGATGGAGAAAGCATGA
- the LOC122304410 gene encoding glutathione hydrolase 3-like — MEVPLLGNHGLVNYKKKSWGKAMLFLLAFITITIVVIGGDLKSWKQRGGTRYDKRIGAPNDDIVESDQGVVAADDGRCSEIGAIMLRQGGHAVDAAVATALCLGVVYPMASGIGGGAFMIVRSSSTSQTQAFDMRETAPLAASQNMYENNPKSKVAGALAMGVPGEIAGLHEAWLQHGRLAWRTLFQPAIKLAKDGFVISPYLRQHMTELAKLIMNDPGLRQVFAPNGKLLQVGDACYNIELGRSLEAVAEQGPQAFYNGTVGEKLVKDVREAGGILTMADLRSYKVDVTDAMVADVFGYTIVGMPPPSSGTVGLSLVLNILDSYGNSNAVKGSLGLHRLVEALKHMFAVRMNLGDPNFVDVSKYVSEMLSPSFAKEIQQKIFDNTTFPPEYYMSRWSQLRDHGTSHLCIVDADRNAVSMTTTVNYPFGAGVISPATGILLNNEMDDFSMPTEISPDKLPPAPTNYIEPNKRPLSSMTPIIVVKDNQLAGVIGGSGGIYIIPAVIQVFINHFILGMEPLAAVQNPRIYHKLVPNVVLYENWTVIDGDHIELPDERKSYLKERGHQLNAVAGGAIVQLAVQTLQNPINNMGGRKLGGDSIANIFRGILTAVSDPRKNGRPAAI; from the exons ATGGAAGTTCCACTTCTGGGCAATCATGGGTTGGTCAATTATAAGAAGAAGAGTTGGGGCAAGGCTATGCTCTTCCTTCTTGCATTTATAACCATTACAA TTGTAGTCATTGGTGGCGACTTAAAATCTTGGAAACAAAGAGGAGGAACCAGATATGATAAGAGAATTGGAGCACCTAATGATGACATTGTTGAGTCAGATCAGGGTGTTGTTGCTGCTGATGATGGCCGATGCTCGGAAATTGGTGCAATCATGCTTCGACAGGGTGGGCATGCTGTTGATGCTGCAGTGGCAACTGCACTGTGCCTTGGTGTTGTTTATCCGATGGCCAGTGGGATAGGAGGTGGAGCTTTCATGATTGTCCGGTCTTCCTCAACTTCACAAACCCAAGCTTTTGACATGAGGGAAACTGCTCCATTAGCAGCTTCACAG AACATGTATGAGAATAATCCCAAATCCAAAGTTGCTGGTGCACTCGCAATGGGAGTTCCTGGCGAGATAGCTGGCCTTCATGAAGCTTGGTTACAACATGGGCGTCTGGCTTGGAGGACATTATTCCAACCCGCCATCAAACTTGCAAAAGATGGATTTGTGATTTCTCCTTATCTCAGACAACACATGACTGAGTTGGCAAAGCTGATCATGAATGATCCAGGTTTACGGCAGGTATTTGCACCAAACGGAAAGCTGTTGCAGGTAGGGGATGCATGCTACAATATAGAACTTGGCCGCAGCTTAGAGGCAGTGGCAGAGCAGGGGCCACAAGCTTTCTACAATGGAACCGTTGGGGAGAAGTTAGTAAAGGATGTGAGAGAGGCAGGTGGGATTTTGACAATGGCGGATTTAAGGAGTTATAAAGTGGATGTAACAGATGCAATGGTGGCAGATGTTTTTGGCTACACCATAGTTGGAATGCCGCCACCTTCAAGTGGAACAGTCGGCCTCTCTCTA GTTCTGAACATCTTGGACAGCTATGGAAATTCGAATGCTGTAAAGGGAAGTCTCGGTCTACATCGCCTGGTCGAGGCATTGAAACACATGTTTGCTGTCCGAATGAACCTGGGTGACCCAAACTTTGTTGACGTAAGTAAATATGTATCTGAAATGCTCTCGCCGTCTTTTGCAAAGGAAATTCAGCAAAAGATATTTGACAACACCACTTTCCCTCCAGAATATTATATGAGCAG GTGGAGTCAGCTGAGAGATCACGGCACCAGTCATTTATGCATTGTAGATGCAGATAGAAATGCAGTATCAATGACTACCACAGTAAATTATCCTTTTGGAGCTGGAGTGATCTCCCCTGCTACTGGGATTCTGTTGAATAATGAGATGGATGACTTCTCGATGCCAACCGAGATCTCACCGGACAAACTTCCTCCGGCTCCAACAAATTATATCGAACCGAATAAGAGACCCTTATCATCAATGACTCCGATCATTGTTGTCAag GATAACCAGCTGGCAGGGGTCATTGGTGGTAGTGGTGGAATATACATAATTCCGGCAGTAATCCAGGTTTTTATCAACCATTTTATCTTGGGAATGGAACCCTTAGCTGCAGTTCAGAACCCAAGAATCTACCACAAG CTAGTACCAAATGTGGTTTTGTATGAAAACTGGACTGTGATTGATGGGGATCACATTGAACTTCCAGATGAAAGAAAGAGTTACTTGAAAGAGAGGGGTCATCAACTGAACGCCGTAGCAGGGGGAGCCATCGTCCAGTTGGCTGTTCAAACTCTCCAAAACCCCATCAACAACATGGGTGGTAGGAAACTTGGAGGAGATTCTATTGCCAACATATTCCGTGGCATCCTGACTGCTGTAAGTGACCCTCGAAAGAATGGGAGGCCCGCCGCCATTTAG